The following are encoded together in the Candidatus Methylomirabilota bacterium genome:
- a CDS encoding glucose 1-dehydrogenase, whose amino-acid sequence MSGRLKDKVAIVTGAGSRGPGLGNGKAAAILFAREGARVLCVDAKPENAEETAKLIAQEGGEAAVFAADVTRKADCDGMVKAALDRWGAVDILHNNVGIESRKTLFEVTEEEWDQVMSVDLKSMLLATQAAARPMVDRGRGAIICVSSVAALRGHGRTAYAAAKAGVIGFVRTCAAQLGPKGVRVNAIAPGMVWTPMVESVGPELREKRRKASPLGTEGEGWDVGWAAVFLASEEARWVTGQTLVVDGGLTLTTR is encoded by the coding sequence AGGCGGCAGCCATCCTCTTCGCCCGCGAGGGCGCGCGCGTCCTCTGCGTGGACGCCAAGCCCGAGAACGCCGAGGAGACGGCCAAGCTGATCGCCCAGGAGGGAGGCGAAGCGGCCGTCTTCGCCGCCGACGTGACGCGCAAGGCCGATTGCGACGGAATGGTGAAGGCCGCGCTCGATCGCTGGGGCGCCGTGGACATCCTCCACAACAACGTCGGCATCGAGTCGCGCAAGACGCTCTTCGAGGTGACGGAAGAGGAGTGGGACCAGGTCATGTCCGTCGACCTCAAGTCCATGCTTCTCGCGACCCAGGCGGCGGCCAGGCCCATGGTGGACCGCGGGCGCGGCGCCATCATCTGCGTCTCGTCCGTCGCCGCGCTGCGCGGCCATGGCCGCACCGCCTACGCCGCCGCCAAGGCGGGCGTCATCGGCTTCGTCCGCACCTGCGCCGCCCAGCTCGGCCCCAAGGGCGTCCGCGTCAACGCGATCGCGCCCGGGATGGTCTGGACGCCGATGGTCGAGAGCGTCGGGCCCGAGCTGCGCGAGAAGCGCCGAAAGGCGAGCCCGCTCGGCACCGAGGGCGAGGGCTGGGACGTGGGCTGGGCTGCCGTCTTTCTCGCCAGTGAGGAGGCGCGCTGGGTGACGGGCCAGACGCTCGTGGTGGACGGCGGCTTGACGCTGACAACGCGTTAA